CCGGCATTTTTTTGTACGGCGGTAGCATATTCCCGCTGCTGCGGGTCAAGATCGGTGGCGAGCCTAAGTTCCGTCATGCCGATCGCGCCGTTCATGGGGGTCCGGATCTCATGGCTCATGTTGGCGAGGAATTCACTTTTGGCCATGCTGGCGATTTCGGCCTGAATGGCCTTTTCGTTGGCCAGCTTTATGGCTTCTTCAAGCTGTTCGTTGGTCTTTTTGAGTTCCTTTAATATCCGCCACTCCCTTTCGATCCGACCGATTCTGGCCCGCAGTTCCTTCATTTCGAAAGGTTTGATCATATAATCGGCCGCACCGGCATCTATGATGTCAACGTAAGAGTATTCGTGGGAATAGCCGGTCATGATGATGAAGTCTAAATGGGAAAACGATCTTTTGGCTTTGCGCATGAATTGGATACCATCCATTCCGGCCATGGTAATATCGGAAATGACCAGATCGAAATGGCGGCTGTCGAGGATCGTTAAGGCTTCAGAAGCATCAGCGGCGGTTGTGCAAGAGTATCCAGCTCCCTCAAGAAAGTTAAGCAGACTCCTCTGGATCATTGCTTCATCGTCAACGATCAAAATTGATTTTGACATTTTGTTTTCCATTTGAATTCAGACGGGAATTACAGGCTGCCATCAATACTATCGGAAAGTTATTAAAAAACTTAAAGGTTTTTTAAAAATTGCTTATAGTTGATAGTGCTCGGAATAATTTTCGAGCCACCAGGCATCCCAGGCGGATTCCATGATGCTTTGGGCCAGACGCCTGCCAAAGTCCTTTACGGCGGGCAGGTGGGGCAAATGAAGGACTCAAGCTCGTGAAAAATCCGGGATAGGCGGTTGATAGAGCAAAACAACAATCACAAACAATGTCAAGAACAACCAAACTCCTTGACACTCTATCCGTGTTCATGTAATCTGTTACATTTAAAACTGTCTGTTATTGAAGTATGTTTTACATTTAAACTGGAGCTGTTATGTTTTCTGTAGACATGAATCTGATCCAC
The Candidatus Desulfatibia profunda DNA segment above includes these coding regions:
- a CDS encoding response regulator → MSKSILIVDDEAMIQRSLLNFLEGAGYSCTTAADASEALTILDSRHFDLVISDITMAGMDGIQFMRKAKRSFSHLDFIIMTGYSHEYSYVDIIDAGAADYMIKPFEMKELRARIGRIEREWRILKELKKTNEQLEEAIKLANEKAIQAEIASMAKSEFLANMSHEIRTPMNGAIGMTELRLATDLDPQQREYATAVQKNAG